Proteins encoded in a region of the Tribolium castaneum strain GA2 chromosome 7, icTriCast1.1, whole genome shotgun sequence genome:
- the LOC107397406 gene encoding pickpocket protein 28-like isoform X2, giving the protein MVVLNIPEVPKSEHTENYFSEFSNNTTIHGFKYFVDRGISVFEKIWWVLAFCLCAYVCTSMVMSNWVKWDENPVFLSVSTKPMKHWEVPFPAITICPENKIWKTKYNYTYYKEKFKNRTLTLAEKQQFADVKMFCHDNPKQYVTRRYNISIEALKVLIYDFYQIPLLISYCMWRGRIVEMCKFLFSPTLTNEGLCISFNMVNKYNLFTNKTYTFNGHFSHKNVLNWDYDNNYAKVNKIGYPFRTTKITDSLTVQLNLDLNNIDKNCDSSQGYKVYAHHPAEMPSKYVKINNEKKYRFEIKPEAIISDSSLIDYNPQRRKCFYSYERPLKFYKIYTRRNCETECLANFTLKSCGCIPYYMPF; this is encoded by the exons ATGGTTGTTCTAAATATACCGGAAGTCCCAAAAAGTGAGCATACCGAAAACTACTTTTCGGAATTTTCCAACAATACGACAATTCACGGTTTCAAATATTTCGTCGACCGTGGCATTTCCGTGTttgaaaa gATTTGGTGGGTTTTGGCCTTTTGTTTGTGTGCTTATGTTTGCACTTCTATGGTCATGTCGAATTGGGTGAAATGGGACGAAAATCCAGTTTTTTTGAGCGTGAGTACCAAACCGATGAAGCATTGGGAAGTTCCATTTCCTGCCATTACCATTTGTCCCGAAAATAAAATCTGGAAAACGAAATATAATTACAcatactataaagaaaaattcaaaaacagaacTTTGACACTTGCCGA AAAGCAACAGTTTGCAgatgttaaaatgttttgtcaTGATAATCCCAAACAATATGTAACACGTCGATATAACATAAGTATTGAAGCGTTAAAAGTTCTAATTTAT gatttttatcaaattcccTTGCTGATATCTTACTGTATGTGGCGTGGACGCATTGTCGAaatgtgtaaatttttattttcgccaACTCTCACAAATGAGGGGCTCTGTATCTCGTTCAATATGgtaaacaaatataatttgtttacgAACAAAAC TTACACGTTCAATGGTCATTTCAGCCATAAAAACGTCCTGAACTGGGATTATGACAATAATTATGCCAAAGTTAACAAAATCGGGTACCCATTTCGAACCACAAAAATCACCGACTCTCTCACAGTTCAACTGAACTTGGACTTAAAcaatattgataaaaattgcgACTCTTCTCAGGGTTACAAAGTTTATGCCCACCATCCGGCGGAAATGCCCTCAAAATACGTCAAAATCAACAACgagaaaaaatacagatttgaGATCAAACCTGAGGCCATAATAAGCGATTCCAGTTTAATTGATTACAATCCACAGAGACGCAAGTGTTTCTATTCCTACGAACGGcctttgaaattttacaaaatttacacGCGTCGGAATTGCGAGACCGAATGTCTTGCCAATTTCACGCTGAAGTCTTGCGGGTGTATTCCTTATTACATGCCAT TCTAA
- the LOC107397406 gene encoding pickpocket protein 28-like isoform X1, translating to MVVLNIPEVPKSEHTENYFSEFSNNTTIHGFKYFVDRGISVFEKIWWVLAFCLCAYVCTSMVMSNWVKWDENPVFLSVSTKPMKHWEVPFPAITICPENKIWKTKYNYTYYKEKFKNRTLTLAEKQQFADVKMFCHDNPKQYVTRRYNISIEALKVLIYDFYQIPLLISYCMWRGRIVEMCKFLFSPTLTNEGLCISFNMVNKYNLFTNKTYTFNGHFSHKNVLNWDYDNNYAKVNKIGYPFRTTKITDSLTVQLNLDLNNIDKNCDSSQGYKVYAHHPAEMPSKYVKINNEKKYRFEIKPEAIISDSSLIDYNPQRRKCFYSYERPLKFYKIYTRRNCETECLANFTLKSCGCIPYYMPCELIF from the exons ATGGTTGTTCTAAATATACCGGAAGTCCCAAAAAGTGAGCATACCGAAAACTACTTTTCGGAATTTTCCAACAATACGACAATTCACGGTTTCAAATATTTCGTCGACCGTGGCATTTCCGTGTttgaaaa gATTTGGTGGGTTTTGGCCTTTTGTTTGTGTGCTTATGTTTGCACTTCTATGGTCATGTCGAATTGGGTGAAATGGGACGAAAATCCAGTTTTTTTGAGCGTGAGTACCAAACCGATGAAGCATTGGGAAGTTCCATTTCCTGCCATTACCATTTGTCCCGAAAATAAAATCTGGAAAACGAAATATAATTACAcatactataaagaaaaattcaaaaacagaacTTTGACACTTGCCGA AAAGCAACAGTTTGCAgatgttaaaatgttttgtcaTGATAATCCCAAACAATATGTAACACGTCGATATAACATAAGTATTGAAGCGTTAAAAGTTCTAATTTAT gatttttatcaaattcccTTGCTGATATCTTACTGTATGTGGCGTGGACGCATTGTCGAaatgtgtaaatttttattttcgccaACTCTCACAAATGAGGGGCTCTGTATCTCGTTCAATATGgtaaacaaatataatttgtttacgAACAAAAC TTACACGTTCAATGGTCATTTCAGCCATAAAAACGTCCTGAACTGGGATTATGACAATAATTATGCCAAAGTTAACAAAATCGGGTACCCATTTCGAACCACAAAAATCACCGACTCTCTCACAGTTCAACTGAACTTGGACTTAAAcaatattgataaaaattgcgACTCTTCTCAGGGTTACAAAGTTTATGCCCACCATCCGGCGGAAATGCCCTCAAAATACGTCAAAATCAACAACgagaaaaaatacagatttgaGATCAAACCTGAGGCCATAATAAGCGATTCCAGTTTAATTGATTACAATCCACAGAGACGCAAGTGTTTCTATTCCTACGAACGGcctttgaaattttacaaaatttacacGCGTCGGAATTGCGAGACCGAATGTCTTGCCAATTTCACGCTGAAGTCTTGCGGGTGTATTCCTTATTACATGCCATGTGagttaattttctaa
- the LOC660757 gene encoding uncharacterized protein LOC660757, which produces MRLLAQVLKTSTVPKLVRTFCNVIRDEIKVETFSDIHINVPYTVNIKPLDVHKYQNCDRLQIELQDLPNARKTLRHLKDGNNIKIFATTESYDGDTVCNIFAPVKANLHIEAQGNISTGVFGGSKLILKSTKGSIFVEKYQGEKIELSTHIGDIILKGAVVAAQIKATISENGSIKTKRLQGLNAQLQTKQGNIQVDCAYCDKSNFQSDYGTLDLQNVHKSAHIVLKDGKLNLSGLDGDLEAELHNSEAEIQISRILNNSQIVMREKGDLKLLLSDECQNGTFFEIVSKSHNLDPSVRLIPSKNEDALYLTPAVDNYKEVKVECGGKVEVRSASWINMLKLRAKK; this is translated from the exons AT GAGGTTACTAGCCCAAGTGTTGAAAACTTCAACTGTCCCCAAACTGGTTCGCACCTTCTGCAATGTAATTCGCGACGAAATAAAGGTTGAAACGTTCTCAGACATCCACATTAACGTTCCTTACACCGTCAATATCAAACCTTTGGACGTACACAAGTACCAAAATTGCGACCGTCTACAAATCGAACTGCAAGACCTCCCAAATGCTCGCAAAACACTCAGACACTTGAAAGATggaaataatataaaaatattcgcCACGACTGAGTCGTACGATGGGGATACGGTCTGCAATATTTTCGCACCTGTTAAAGCAA ACTTGCATATTGAAGCGCAAGGGAATATAAGTACTGGTGTTTTCGGCggttcgaaattaattttaaaatcaacaaaaggAAGCATTTTTGTTGAGAAATATCAAGGCGAGAAAATCGAGTTGAGTACCCACATTGgagacattattttaaagggGGCTGTGGTCGCGGCCCAAATCAAAGCCACAATAAGTGAAAATGGA TCGATTAAAACCAAGCGTTTACAAGGCTTAAACGCCCAGCTCCAAACCAAGCAAGGCAACATCCAAGTCGACTGCGCCTATTGTGACAAAAGCAACTTCCAATCGGATTATGGCACTCTTGACTTGCAAAATGTGCATAAGAGTGCCCACATTGTGCTCAAAGACGGAAAACTCAACTTGA gcGGCTTGGACGGTGACTTGGAGGCGGAGCTTCACAACAGCGAGGCCGAAATCCAAATTTCACGAATTCTCAACAACTCGCAAATTGTGATGCGGGAAAAAGGCGACTTGAAACTGCTATTATCAGACGAATGCCAAAACGGcacttttttcgaaattgtttcaaaaagtCACAATTTGGATCCAAGTGTTCGCCTAATACCTAGCAAGAACGAGGATGCTTTGTACCTGACACCGGCTGTCGATAATTACAAGGAGGTCAAAGTGGAATGTGGAGGAAAAGTGGAAGTACGGAGTGCTTCTTGGATTAATATGTTGAAGCTCAGagcgaaaaaataa
- the LOC660698 gene encoding ATP-dependent RNA helicase DDX54: MATVPGFANPDQTVEINDSTEEKVKKKGSKKGGGFQCMGLSYNVLKGITKRGYQQPTPIQRKTIPLVLEGRDVVAMARTGSGKTACFLIPMFEKLKIRSAKAGARALILSPTRELALQTLKFIKELGRFTGLKSAVILGGDSMDDQFSAIHGNPDIIVATPGRFLHVCIEMELKLNSVEYVVFDEADRLFEMGLGEQLTEIVNRLPDARQTVLFSATLPKVLVEFAKAGLNDPVLLRLDVESKIPEELQLWYIIVRPEERLAALLVLLKTHIDNKQQTVVFAATRHHVEYIHMILDRVGVSNTYIYSNLDPSARKINAAKFSTGKVKVLVVTDVAARGIDIPQLDNVINYNFPAKSKLFVHRVGRCARAGRSGTAYSLVTPDEYPYLLDLHLFLGRPLSIKTRTENEGSVGKIPQALLEEQHSALLTLHENNIDLVSMKKVTENAYLQYVRSRPAASSDSNRRVKELAFASCGIHPIFGDYKEYVEEERENLLEKMKSYRPQGTIFEICGKNKSQEYQIMKQKRSFHKEKITSFHQNQEQKENEKQLLNHKDETTLAKSSSEDIDDAFDRVITPKKRKLENLYKRNKKQKTKDENFIPYLPADRHTEEGLAINNFHNEASKVALDLTGDSAETMRKSVQAKKWDRKKKKMVAVPDKRSGKIKTESGVWIPATYKSNRYAQWKEKSKIGQSNSDDENDETGPSGPKLHTEAKTHWARHNKKLQQKQRKSELKTTDQILKARKIAEKKKNRQKKKGKKVKRNK, encoded by the exons ATGGCCACGGTCCCCGGGTTCGCAAACCCGGACCAAACCGTCGAAATCAATGACTCGACtgaagaaaaagtaaaaaagaagGGCTCGAAAAAAGGGGGTGGTTTCCAATGCATGGGGCTCAGTTACAACGTCCTGAAGGGCATAACGAAGCGAGGCTACCAACAGCCGACCCCAATCCAACGCAAA ACAATTCCTCTCGTGCTAGAAGGGCGAGACGTGGTGGCAATGGCACGCACCGGCAGTGGCAAAACTGCCTGTTTCCTGATCCCAATGtttgagaaactgaaaatacGGAGCGCTAAGGCGGGGGCCAGAGCTTTGATTTTGTCCCCAACGCGCGAGTTGGCCTTACAAACTTTAAAGTTTATTAAAGAGCTGGGGCGCTTTACTGGCTTGAAATCGGCGGTGATTTTGGGTGGGGACTCTATGGATGACCAATTTTCGGCTATTCACGGTAATCCTGATATAATTGTGGCGACACCAGGCAGGTTTTTGCACGTCTGTATTGAGATGGAGCTCAAGTTGAACAGTGTTGAATACGTTGTTTTTGACGAAGCTGATCGGTTGTTTGAGATGGGGCTTGGGGAACAGTTGACTGAGATTGTAAACCGGCTGCCGGACGCAAGACAAACCGTTTTGTTTTCGGCAACTTTGCCCAAAGTTTTGGTCGAGTTTGCCAAAGCTGGATTGAATGATCCCGTTTTGTTGCGTTTGGATGTTGAGTCGAAAATTCCGGAAGAGTTGCAATTGTGGTACATTATTGTGAGACCTGAGGAACGTCTCGCAGCTTTGCTCGTGCTTTTAAAGACACATATTGATAATAAACAACAAACTGTGGTTTTTGCGGCCACGAGACACCACGTCGAGTACATTCATatg ATTTTGGATCGTGTCGGTGTTAGTAACACTTATATTTACTCAAATTTGGATCCTTCAGCTCGTAAAATAAATGCGGCGAAATTTTCCACTGGGAAAGTTAAGGTTTTAGTGGTAACTGATGTGGCAGCTCGTGGTATTGATATTCCGCAGTTGGATAATGTGATAAACTACAATTTTCCGGCCAAGTCAAAATTGTTTGTCCATAGGGTTG gtCGATGTGCACGTGCCGGTCGCTCAGGCACAGCCTACTCCCTGGTCACCCCTGACGAATACCCCTACCTACTcgatttgcatttatttttggggCGCCCTCTATCCATCAAAACTCGAACCGAAAACGAGGGTTCGGTTGGAAAAATCCCACAAGCGTTACTTGAAGAACAACATAGTGCCCTTTTAACACTACACGAAAACAACATAGATTTG GTAAGCATGAAAAAAGTGACCGAAAATGCGTATTTGCAATACGTGCGGTCACGGCCAGCTGCGTCCTCAGACAGTAACCGAAGAGTCAAAGAATTGGCGTTTGCGAGTTGTGGAATTCATCCGATTTTTGGCGATTATAAGGAATATGTGGAGGAAGAACGGGAGAATTTACtggaaaaaatgaaaagttaTAGGCCACAAGGG acaaTATTCGAGATCTGTGGGAAAAACAAGTCGCAGGAATATCAAATTATGAAGCAGAAAAGGTCGtttcataaagaaaaaatcacaagttttcaccaaaatcaggaacagaaggaaaatgaaaaacaattattgaacCACAAGGACGAAACAACTTTGGCTAAAAGTAGTTCAGAAGATATTGACGATGCATTTGACCGAGTCATAACACCTAAGAAGCGCAAATTGGAGAATTTGTACAAAAggaataaaaaacagaaaacgaaagatgaaaattttattccctATTTACCTGCCGATCGACACACTGAGGAAGG CTTGGCTATTAATAATTTCCACAATGAGGCAAGTAAAGTCGCGTTAGATTTAACCGGAGATTCGGCAGAAACGATGCGGAAAAGTGTACAAGCGAAGAAGTGGGAccggaaaaagaagaaaatggtGGCAGTTCcg GACAAACGGAGTGGTAAAATTAAGACAGAGTCAGGTGTTTGGATACCAGCAACTTACAAAAGCAATCGCTACGCGCAATGGAAGGAAAAATCAAAGATTGGCCAAAGCAACAGTGATGATGAAAATGACGAAACAGGTCCTTCAG gtcccAAATTGCACACCGAAGCCAAGACGCATTGGGCCCGCCACAACAAAAAACTACAACAGAAGCAAAGAAAATCCGAATTGAAAACAACCGATCAAATCCTGAAGGCGCGAAAAATCGCCGAAAAGAAAAAGAACCGACAGAAGAAAAAAGGCAAGAAAGTGAAacgaaacaaataa
- the RpL5 gene encoding large ribosomal subunit protein uL18, with translation MGFVKVVKNKQYFKRFQVKFKRRRQGKTDYYARKRLIVQDKNKYNTPKYRLIVRLSNRDITCQVAYSRIEGDKIVCAAYSHELPKYGIKAGLTNYAAAYCTGLLLARRLLKQLGLDKLYAGTTEVTGDEYNVEGVENGPGAFRCYLDVGLQRTTTGARVFAAMKGAVDGGLNIPHSTKRFPGYDAESKSFNADVHRSHIFGQHVADYMRSLEEEDPEAFKRQFSQYIKLGINADQIEGIYKNAHAAIRANPTAEKKPEKAPSATKKRWNRKKLTLAERKNRVAQKKKSFIAKIQEGQAEP, from the exons ATG GGTTTCGTGAAAGTGGTGAAAAACAAGCAATACTTCAAGCGTTTCCAAGTTAAGTTTAAGAGGCGCAGGCAGGGAAAGACCGATTACTATGCGCGTAAGCGTCTCATTGTTCAAGATAAGAACAAGTACAACACCCCCAAGTACCGCCTGATTGTCCGTTTGTCCAACCGCGATATTACTTGTCAGGTGGCTTATTCGCGTATCGAGGGCGATAAAATTGTGTGCGCTGCGTACTCTCATGAGTTGCCCAAGTACGGGATTAAGGCTGGACTTACCAATTATGCTGCTGCTTATTGCACTGGATTGCTTTTGGCCAGGCGTTTGCTGAAGCAATTGGGGTTGGATAAGTTGTATGCTGGCACCACCGAAGTCACTGGGGATGAGTACAATGTGGAAGGTGTTGAGAACGGACCTGGCGCTTTCAG gtGCTACTTGGATGTGGGTCTCCAGCGTACCACAACCGGTGCTCGTGTTTTCGCTGCAATGAAAGGTGCAGTCGATGGAGGTCTAAACATTCCTCACTCTACGAAACGATTCCCTGGTTATGACGCTGAATCTAAATCATTCAATGCTGACGTACACCGTTCTCATATTTTCGGCCAACATGTAGCTGATTACATGCGTTCGTTGGAGGAGGAAGACCCTGAGGCCTTCAAGAGACAGTTTAGTCAATACATCAAGTTGGGCATTAACGCTGACCAG ATTGAAGGAATTTACAAGAACGCCCACGCCGCTATTCGAGCCAATCCAACAGCTGAAAAGAAACCAGAAAAGGCTCCATCAGCTACCAAGAAGAGGTGGAACCGCAAGAAGCTCACTCTGGCCGAACGCAAGAACCGTGTCgcccaaaagaaaaaatctttCATTGCAAAGATCCAAGAAGGACAGGCTGAGCCttag
- the LOC660581 gene encoding protein-associating with the carboxyl-terminal domain of ezrin yields MGNDHSHLSGVEIEEKSVEVSDFWSHHSATIINSENTTNLSVLTGELFVDGPLWKTQTPLEKNSKHLMIYRHPCILRYISSWQKSSKYYLAVEEVVPLSHVLATQNALQICIGLHSILKALCFLHEKASISHNNICTAAIYASKEGSWKLGGMEYVCKFNELSSDFLKKTRNSRYNKAIDPNEDKHIQGPRRDFIDIFAFGVLVCEVLKSKDEEIPGLTSFKELCKNDLQNIDVALRPKLSSLLDHEFFNHEFIVIHSFLAELPLKSDEEKMQFFHSLAERLKAFPEVIVAKQLGNLLLSRLVLLNKTAQEELLPFILRLRVESEDNTGNIFTEDVFRKFLTPKLLEIFGVRDAQIRLLLLNNFKHFVHTFTKEELQSCILPELLVGVKDTNDHLVSVTLRTLADLVPILGAATVIGGRRGKLFTDGRPVSHPNRRTSRRNSKKIEPVIPPDTNPIIQTNQVIMDLPERPRPDGEEGETSTEEAEQSVEEDLDNWEDWGESNPQEIVESVESNSSESVTSVFERENVAQKKLPDILELDIKNQTSSGGNDDFDFFQDMEPVIETSAKFVIEEESASKLKLGVKEDGNEDGWVDEDW; encoded by the exons atggGCAATGACCACTCACATTTAAGCGGCGttgaaatagaagaaaaatCAGTCGAAGTTTCAGACTTCTGGTCACACCATTCCGCTACTATTATCAATTCAGAAAACACAACAAACCTCTCAGTACTTACAGGCGAGTTATTCGTCGATGGCCCATTATGGAAAACGCAGACACCTTTAGAGAAAAATAGCAAG CATTTAATGATCTATCGTCACCCCTGCATTTTACGATACATATCATCGTGGCAAAAAAGTTCCAAGTATTATTTAGCCGTGGAGGAGGTTGTGCCCTTAAGCCATGTCCTGGCGACGCAAAATGCGCTGCAGATTTGTATTGGGTTACATTCCATACTGAAAGCTTTGTGTTTTTTGCATGAGAAGGCTTCAATCTCGCATAATAATATCTGTACTGCGGCGATTTACGCAAGTAAGGAGGGTAGCTGGAAGCTGGGAGGCATGGAATACGTGTGTAAATTTAACGAGTTAAGTTccgattttctcaaaaaaacgAGAAACAGTCGGTATAACAAAGCCATCGATCCCAATGAAGACAAACACATACAGGGCCCTAGACGGGACTTTATTGATATTTTTGCATTCGGAGTTTTAGTTTGTGAAGTTTTAAAGTCAAAAGATG AGGAGATTCCTGGCCTCACAAGTTTTAAAGAATTGTGCAAGAACGATTTGCAAAATATTGACGTGGCGTTGAGGCCAAAGCTGAGTTCTCTGCTCGACcacgaattttttaatcatgaGTTTATTGTTATACATTCGTTCCTCGCTGAGCTACCGTTGAAATCAGATGaggaaaaaatgcaatttttccaTAGTTTAGCTGAGAGGCTTAAAGCCTTCCCTGAAGTTATCGTAGCCAAACAATTGGGTAACTTGTTACTCTCTAGGTTAGTTCTTTTGAATAAAACGGCACAAGAGGAGTTGTTACCATTTATTTTACGCCTCAGAGTTG AAAGTGAAGATAATACCGGAAATATTTTCACAGAAGATGTATTTAGGAAATTTTTGACCCCAaaattgttggaaatttttggCGTTCGAGACGCCCAAATTCGTCTCttgttattaaacaatttcaaGCATTTTGTTCACACTTTTACAAAGGAAGAACTCCAATCTTGTATTTTACCAGAG CTTTTGGTGGGCGTTAAGGACACCAACGACCACTTGGTCTCAGTAACCCTGCGCACGCTCGCCGACTTGGTCCCCATTTTGGGGGCCGCGACCGTGATAGGGGGCCGCAGGGGCAAACTTTTTACCGATGGCCGCCCCGTATCGCACCCAAATCGGCGCACCTCTCGCCGcaattcgaaaaaaatcgaacCGGTGATTCCCCCAGACACCAATCCGATAATTCAAACCAATCAAGTGATTATGGACCTCCCTGAACGGCCAAGGCCTGACGGGGAAGAAGGGGAGACCTCCACAGAGGAGGCGGAACAATCCGTGGAGGAGGATTTGGATAACTGGGAGGACTGGGGGGAGTCAAACCCTCAGGAAATTGTCGAATCAGTTGAATCGAATTCTAGTGAGTCTGTGACGTCGGTTTTTGAACGCGAAAATGTGGCACAGAAAAAATTGCCCGATATTTTGGAACTGGATATTAAGAATCAGACGAGTTCGGGGGGCAACGACGATTTTGATTTCTTCCAAGACATGGAACCTGTGATTGAGACTTCGGCGAAGTTTGTGATTGAGGAGGAGAGTGCGAGTAAATTAAAGTTGGGGGTGAAGGAGGATGGGAATGAGGACGGTTGGGTCGATGAAGACTGGTAG